One genomic window of Polyangium aurulentum includes the following:
- a CDS encoding sigma-54-dependent transcriptional regulator, which produces MRRVLVVDDEESLRVVVRTFLKRDGYEVEVASGVSEALPLIESFGPDFILTDVRMPKLGGLDLLATLKAKGSPATVIVMSAYGNVDLAIEAIKAGAYDYIQKPFKAEELLLTLRKAEERETLRRENRALKQEIMRESTFDEILAKSAPMQAIFKTIAKVADYKTTVLVTGESGVGKELVARAIHRRSSRRGGPFVAVNCGAIPENLLESELFGYKRGAFTDATTDRVGLFEQANHGTLLLDEIGELPLALQVKLLRVLQEETIRRLGDAKDVKIDVRIIAATHRDLTAETQAGRFREDLFYRINVLPIAIPPLRERREDVPLLVDHFVTRNNSRFGTNIRGLSPEARRVLLEYGWPGNVRELENTIERAMVLAEKETIGIDDLPERIREARDPIQLHLTSGELSIKKTSRVIEEILIRRALQKTKGNRTRAAEVLEISHRALLYKIKDYRIDL; this is translated from the coding sequence ATGCGTCGAGTGTTGGTCGTCGACGACGAAGAGAGCCTGCGCGTCGTCGTACGCACGTTCCTCAAGCGAGACGGCTACGAGGTCGAGGTGGCGTCGGGTGTCTCCGAGGCGCTGCCGCTGATCGAGTCTTTCGGGCCGGATTTCATCCTCACCGATGTGCGGATGCCCAAGCTCGGGGGGCTCGATCTGCTGGCCACGCTCAAGGCCAAGGGCAGCCCGGCGACGGTGATCGTGATGAGCGCGTACGGCAACGTCGACCTCGCGATCGAGGCGATCAAGGCTGGCGCTTACGACTACATCCAGAAGCCGTTCAAGGCCGAGGAGCTTTTGCTCACGCTGCGCAAGGCCGAGGAGCGCGAGACGCTGCGGCGCGAGAACCGGGCGCTCAAGCAGGAGATCATGCGCGAGAGCACCTTCGACGAGATCCTCGCGAAGAGCGCTCCGATGCAGGCGATCTTCAAGACCATCGCCAAGGTCGCCGACTACAAGACCACGGTGCTCGTGACGGGCGAGAGCGGCGTCGGCAAGGAGCTGGTGGCGCGGGCGATCCACCGGCGCTCGAGCCGTCGCGGCGGGCCGTTCGTGGCCGTCAACTGCGGCGCGATTCCGGAGAACCTGCTCGAGAGCGAGCTGTTCGGCTACAAGCGCGGCGCGTTCACGGATGCGACCACGGATCGGGTGGGCCTGTTCGAGCAGGCGAACCACGGCACGCTGCTGCTCGACGAGATCGGTGAGCTGCCGCTCGCGTTGCAGGTGAAGCTCTTGCGCGTGCTGCAGGAGGAGACGATCCGGCGGCTCGGCGACGCGAAGGACGTGAAGATCGACGTCCGCATCATCGCCGCGACCCACCGCGATCTCACGGCGGAGACGCAGGCGGGGCGCTTCCGCGAGGATCTGTTCTACCGCATCAACGTGCTGCCCATCGCGATCCCGCCGCTGCGCGAGCGGCGTGAGGACGTGCCTTTGCTCGTCGACCACTTCGTCACGCGCAACAACTCGCGCTTCGGCACCAACATCCGCGGGCTGTCGCCGGAGGCGCGGCGGGTGCTGCTCGAGTACGGCTGGCCGGGCAACGTGCGCGAGCTCGAGAACACGATCGAGCGGGCGATGGTCCTCGCCGAAAAGGAGACGATCGGGATCGACGACCTGCCCGAGCGCATCCGCGAGGCGCGCGATCCGATCCAGCTTCACCTGACGAGCGGCGAGCTGTCGATCAAGAAGACCTCGCGCGTGATCGAGGAGATCTTGATCCGCAGAGCACTGCAAAAGACGAAAGGCAACAGGACTCGCGCCGCAGAAGTGCTCGAGATCAGCCATCGTGCGCTGCTCTACAAGATCAAGGATTACCGAATCGATCTGTAG
- a CDS encoding PhoH family protein, protein MRKNYVLDANVLLHDPHAIFKFEDNDLIIPIYAIEEIDKFKREGSERGRNARTIARLLDELRRTAGTLSQSVPLERGGTLRISIPEKRPNLLVGFDSSSQDGAILQCAIEVRDRDKAKPTVFVTMDTNLRIRADALGVMSETYENQRVPDPEIEHPVVEVEVPGADIDLFFQQGFVTAPARAALHPNAGVLLRDAQSATHTALGRYDVQRGMVVALRVSREGVMGVRPRNKEQAYALDLLLDDAIRLVTLIGKAGTGKTLLALAAGLKRTVEDGAYSRMLVSRPIMPLGRDLGFLPGDVDEKLNPWMQPIFDNLEFLFSSGARAGKDSRGFVGLLESGTVQVEPLTYIRGRSLPHQYLIVDEAQNLTPHEVKTIITRAGEGTKIILTGDPHQIDNPYVDQASNGLSVVADRFKQERIAGHVILAKGERSELAELAANLL, encoded by the coding sequence ATGAGGAAAAACTACGTCCTCGACGCGAACGTCCTCCTGCACGACCCGCACGCGATCTTCAAGTTCGAGGACAACGATCTCATCATCCCGATCTACGCGATCGAGGAGATCGACAAGTTCAAGCGGGAGGGCTCGGAGCGTGGCCGCAACGCGCGCACGATTGCCCGGCTGCTCGACGAGCTGAGGCGCACGGCGGGGACCCTGTCGCAGAGCGTGCCGCTCGAGCGCGGCGGGACCTTGCGCATCTCCATCCCGGAGAAGCGTCCGAACCTGCTGGTCGGCTTCGATTCCAGCTCGCAGGACGGCGCGATCTTGCAGTGCGCGATCGAGGTCCGCGACAGGGACAAGGCCAAGCCCACGGTCTTCGTCACCATGGACACGAACCTGCGCATCCGTGCGGACGCGCTGGGGGTGATGTCGGAGACCTACGAGAACCAGCGCGTGCCCGATCCGGAGATCGAGCATCCGGTGGTCGAGGTCGAGGTGCCGGGGGCCGACATCGATCTGTTCTTTCAGCAGGGGTTCGTCACGGCGCCTGCGCGCGCGGCGCTGCACCCGAATGCGGGCGTGCTCTTGCGCGACGCGCAGTCGGCGACGCACACGGCGCTCGGGCGCTACGACGTGCAGCGGGGGATGGTGGTCGCCTTGCGCGTCTCGCGCGAGGGCGTGATGGGCGTGCGGCCTCGCAACAAGGAGCAGGCGTACGCGCTCGATTTGCTCCTCGACGACGCGATCCGGCTGGTGACGCTGATCGGCAAGGCGGGGACGGGCAAGACGCTGCTCGCGCTCGCGGCGGGGCTGAAGCGAACGGTGGAGGACGGGGCGTACTCGCGCATGCTCGTCAGCCGCCCGATCATGCCGCTCGGCCGGGATCTCGGCTTTCTACCGGGGGACGTCGACGAGAAGCTCAACCCGTGGATGCAGCCGATCTTCGACAACCTCGAGTTTCTGTTCTCGAGCGGGGCGCGCGCGGGCAAGGACTCGCGCGGGTTCGTGGGGCTGCTCGAGAGCGGCACGGTGCAGGTCGAGCCGCTCACGTACATCCGCGGCCGCAGCTTGCCGCATCAGTATCTGATCGTGGACGAGGCGCAGAACCTCACGCCGCACGAGGTGAAGACGATCATCACCCGCGCGGGCGAGGGGACGAAGATCATCCTCACGGGCGATCCGCATCAGATCGACAATCCCTACGTCGACCAGGCTTCGAACGGGCTCAGCGTCGTGGCCGATCGCTTCAAGCAGGAGCGCATCGCGGGCCACGTGATCCTGGCCAAGGGCGAGCGGAGCGAGCTCGCCGAGCTCGCGGCAAACCTCCTGTAA
- a CDS encoding tyrosine/phenylalanine carboxypeptidase domain-containing protein, producing MARAPDWALNASHALTTAASRIRMIACSTPLNLRSELDRLVERWSRSEESVPYFIYEAPPDHDEIRRALGELAAWLDDEGPLGQVYAARARELTEEASICSAVGTERLRTLARGRFRRRDAFDAQADALAAGWLAEGSADCPDEPRVQTDDEGCAWSLVSRMREELGARRLPYRVVSVRDLSALAATGEGIVQVAMGRSVTRGDVERTVLHEIEGHVLPRCRAGAIRLGIFSVGTRWGADDQEGRALVLESRAGALARGRRRELAMRHVAARMLEEGCDFVETVRRLLSFGASVHDALRITARVQRGGGLGREVVYLPAFLRVEAALAERPELDRVLGSGRVAVDAADVLWPWVAKDE from the coding sequence ATGGCTCGCGCGCCGGACTGGGCCCTGAACGCGAGCCACGCGCTCACCACGGCCGCGTCGCGGATTCGCATGATCGCCTGCTCCACGCCGCTCAACCTGCGGTCGGAGCTCGATCGGCTGGTGGAGCGCTGGTCGCGCTCGGAGGAGTCGGTCCCGTATTTCATCTACGAGGCGCCGCCCGATCACGACGAGATTCGCCGGGCCCTCGGCGAGCTGGCGGCGTGGCTCGACGACGAGGGGCCGCTCGGGCAGGTCTACGCGGCCCGCGCGCGCGAGCTGACCGAGGAGGCCTCGATCTGCTCGGCGGTGGGCACCGAGCGGCTCCGGACGCTCGCGCGGGGGCGCTTTCGGCGGCGCGACGCGTTCGACGCGCAGGCCGACGCGCTCGCCGCGGGCTGGCTCGCGGAGGGGAGCGCGGATTGTCCCGACGAACCTCGGGTGCAGACCGACGACGAGGGGTGCGCGTGGTCGCTCGTGTCGAGGATGCGCGAGGAGCTCGGGGCGCGGCGGCTGCCTTATCGGGTGGTCTCGGTGCGGGATCTGTCGGCGCTGGCGGCGACGGGCGAGGGGATCGTGCAGGTGGCGATGGGGCGCTCGGTGACGCGGGGGGACGTCGAGCGCACGGTGCTGCACGAGATCGAGGGGCACGTCTTGCCGCGGTGCCGGGCGGGGGCGATCAGGCTCGGGATCTTCTCGGTGGGGACGCGGTGGGGCGCCGATGATCAGGAGGGTCGGGCGCTCGTCCTCGAGTCGCGGGCGGGGGCGCTCGCGCGGGGGCGGCGGCGCGAGCTCGCGATGCGGCACGTGGCGGCGCGGATGCTCGAGGAGGGGTGCGATTTCGTCGAGACCGTGAGGCGGCTCCTGTCGTTCGGGGCGAGCGTGCATGACGCGCTGCGGATCACGGCGCGCGTGCAGCGCGGCGGCGGGCTCGGGCGCGAGGTCGTGTACTTGCCGGCGTTCTTGCGGGTCGAGGCGGCGCTCGCGGAGCGCCCCGAGCTCGACCGTGTGCTCGGGTCGGGGCGGGTGGCGGTGGACGCGGCCGATGTGCTGTGGCCGTGGGTCGCGAAGGACGAATAG
- a CDS encoding NlpC/P60 family protein, producing MSRQDIASTAEYWEATHGEVKYRDLDCSHFVVAVLRKAVDANFPYMVANDFRHSHLFRKVDSPERGDIVHWQHSPNGHVGIVLDPVAGQFIGSQSSTGVDKANYSSGYWSKHGSGITFLRYQG from the coding sequence ATGAGCAGGCAAGATATCGCTTCGACCGCCGAATACTGGGAAGCCACGCACGGCGAGGTCAAGTACAGGGATCTGGATTGTTCGCACTTCGTCGTGGCCGTCCTCCGCAAGGCCGTCGACGCGAACTTCCCCTACATGGTGGCGAACGACTTCCGGCACTCGCACCTCTTCCGCAAGGTCGACTCGCCCGAGCGCGGCGACATCGTCCACTGGCAGCACAGCCCCAACGGCCACGTGGGCATCGTGCTCGACCCCGTCGCCGGCCAGTTCATCGGCTCGCAGAGCTCGACGGGCGTCGACAAGGCGAATTACAGCTCGGGCTACTGGTCCAAGCACGGCAGCGGCATCACCTTCCTGCGCTACCAGGGCTGA
- a CDS encoding Tex family protein: MTVTTDPASQVAAAAPSAALPSYDPVPTLAEELNLPRSGVGAVVKLLAEGATVPFIARYRKEATGGFDEVQIRAIEERRTYLIELEDRRRAVLDEIGKQGKLTDDLKKKLLACTTKAELEDLYLPFKPKRRTRAIIAKERGLEPLADRMWSQPKDGSSPEAEAQAFVNAAKEVPDVAAALAGARDICAERIAENADVRKLVREATMKDGVIKVKKNEEHDGKATKFDMYATFEEALATIPSHRYLAIRRGEAEGVLRASVDMDGEKLLAPLGKMSGLDGASPWAAELGKAVADAYKRLIAPSVQIDVRVELKQQSDRAAVEVFAQNLRELLLAAPYGTQTVLGIDPGQRTGCKCAVVDETGKLLENQTIYLVQGNDAIERGKKTIRDLCRKYGVRAVAVGNGTHGRETEQFVRDVLAAEGLKEIFCVPVSEAGASVYSASDVAREEFPDLDLTVRGAISIARRLQDPLAELVKIDPKSIGVGQYQHDVYQSLLARKLDEVVESCVNAVGVELNTASAPLLARVAGIGPSLAKKIVSHRDERGAFPSRKALLDVPGVGPKTFEQCAGFLRIRGSEHPLDASAVHPERYALVEKIAADLGVPVAALVGDQKLVSRIDPKRYVGGDVGEFTLNDIMTELKKPGRDPRASFEPPKFRDDVRTMEDLKPGMELEGVVTNVTAFGAFVDVGVHQDGLVHVSQLADRFVKDPSEVVKVGDKVKVRVLEVDLERKRISLTARKGERPQAGAQGQQQGRPGGGQPQGGRGPQQGGKGGQQGGKGQPQQGKFTNNPFATLLKR, encoded by the coding sequence ATGACCGTCACGACCGACCCTGCCTCCCAGGTCGCCGCGGCCGCGCCGTCGGCAGCCCTGCCCAGCTACGACCCCGTCCCCACCCTCGCCGAGGAGCTGAACCTCCCGCGCTCGGGGGTCGGCGCCGTTGTGAAGCTGCTCGCCGAGGGGGCCACGGTCCCGTTCATCGCGCGCTACCGCAAGGAGGCCACCGGCGGCTTCGACGAGGTGCAGATCCGCGCCATCGAGGAGCGCCGCACCTACCTCATCGAGCTCGAAGACCGCCGCCGCGCCGTGCTCGACGAGATCGGCAAGCAGGGCAAGCTCACCGACGACCTCAAGAAGAAGCTCCTCGCCTGCACCACCAAGGCCGAGCTCGAGGACCTCTACCTCCCGTTCAAGCCCAAGCGCCGGACGCGCGCCATCATCGCCAAGGAGCGCGGCCTCGAGCCGCTCGCCGACCGCATGTGGTCGCAGCCGAAGGACGGAAGCAGCCCCGAGGCGGAGGCGCAGGCGTTCGTCAACGCGGCGAAGGAGGTCCCCGACGTCGCCGCCGCCCTCGCCGGCGCCCGCGACATCTGCGCCGAGCGCATCGCCGAGAACGCCGACGTCCGCAAGCTCGTCCGCGAGGCGACCATGAAGGACGGCGTCATCAAGGTGAAGAAGAACGAGGAGCACGACGGCAAGGCGACGAAGTTCGACATGTACGCGACGTTCGAGGAGGCGCTCGCGACCATCCCGTCGCACCGCTACCTCGCGATCCGCCGCGGCGAGGCCGAGGGCGTCCTGCGCGCGTCGGTGGACATGGACGGCGAGAAGCTCCTCGCCCCGCTCGGCAAGATGAGCGGCCTCGACGGCGCCTCTCCCTGGGCAGCCGAGCTCGGCAAGGCGGTGGCCGACGCGTACAAGCGTCTCATCGCGCCGAGCGTGCAGATCGACGTGCGCGTCGAGCTCAAGCAGCAGTCCGACCGCGCCGCCGTCGAGGTGTTCGCGCAGAACCTCCGCGAGCTGCTCCTCGCGGCGCCCTACGGCACGCAGACGGTGCTCGGCATCGATCCGGGCCAGCGCACGGGCTGCAAATGCGCGGTCGTCGACGAGACGGGCAAGCTGCTCGAGAACCAGACGATCTACCTCGTGCAGGGCAACGACGCGATCGAGCGCGGGAAGAAGACGATCCGCGATCTGTGCAGGAAGTACGGCGTGCGCGCGGTGGCCGTGGGCAACGGCACGCACGGCCGCGAGACCGAGCAGTTCGTGCGCGACGTGCTCGCGGCCGAGGGGCTGAAGGAGATCTTCTGCGTGCCGGTGAGCGAGGCGGGCGCGAGCGTCTACTCGGCGAGCGACGTGGCGCGCGAGGAGTTCCCCGACCTCGATCTGACGGTGCGCGGCGCGATCAGCATCGCGCGGCGGCTGCAGGATCCGCTCGCGGAGCTGGTGAAGATCGATCCGAAGAGCATCGGCGTGGGGCAGTACCAGCACGACGTCTACCAGTCGCTCCTCGCGCGCAAGCTCGACGAGGTGGTGGAGAGCTGCGTGAACGCGGTCGGCGTCGAGCTGAACACGGCGAGCGCGCCCTTGCTCGCGCGCGTGGCGGGCATCGGTCCTTCGCTCGCGAAGAAGATCGTGAGCCACCGCGACGAGCGCGGCGCGTTCCCGAGCCGCAAGGCGCTGCTCGACGTGCCCGGCGTCGGGCCGAAGACGTTCGAGCAATGCGCGGGCTTCCTCCGGATCCGCGGCAGCGAGCACCCGCTCGACGCGAGCGCGGTGCACCCGGAGCGCTACGCGCTCGTCGAGAAGATCGCGGCCGATCTCGGCGTGCCCGTGGCGGCGCTCGTGGGCGATCAGAAGCTCGTGAGCCGCATCGATCCGAAGCGCTACGTGGGCGGCGACGTCGGTGAGTTCACGCTGAACGACATCATGACCGAGCTGAAGAAGCCGGGGCGCGATCCGCGCGCGAGCTTCGAGCCTCCCAAGTTCCGCGACGACGTGCGGACGATGGAGGACTTGAAGCCCGGGATGGAGCTCGAGGGGGTGGTCACGAACGTGACCGCATTCGGCGCGTTCGTGGACGTGGGCGTGCACCAGGACGGCCTCGTGCACGTCTCGCAGCTCGCCGACCGCTTCGTGAAGGATCCGAGCGAGGTGGTGAAGGTGGGCGACAAGGTGAAGGTGCGCGTGCTCGAGGTGGATCTCGAGAGGAAGCGCATCTCGCTGACGGCGCGCAAGGGCGAAAGGCCGCAGGCGGGCGCGCAGGGGCAGCAGCAGGGCCGGCCGGGCGGTGGACAGCCGCAAGGCGGGCGCGGTCCCCAGCAAGGCGGCAAGGGCGGGCAGCAGGGCGGCAAGGGTCAGCCGCAGCAGGGGAAGTTCACGAACAACCCGTTTGCGACGTTGCTCAAGCGGTAG
- a CDS encoding Uma2 family endonuclease — protein MAADPARRLPTFEELLAEIERLPEHQMGEILEPGVMSIKARPGAAHRLAHRECLWSLRGASADHTGTGWWIEQEPPVRLNDRLLYPDIAGWRVERSPKPPDGFPIPLIPDWCCEVLSPSTARDDRFVKLPIFARSGVQWMWLIDPALHGVEVYVTERGHPMLVATAKEDETTRLPPFDLDVDLSRWWLPTETPSPSSP, from the coding sequence ATGGCTGCTGATCCTGCCCGACGTCTTCCCACGTTCGAGGAACTCCTGGCCGAGATCGAGCGGCTGCCCGAGCACCAGATGGGCGAGATCCTCGAGCCGGGCGTGATGAGCATCAAAGCGCGCCCGGGAGCAGCTCACCGTCTCGCGCACCGTGAGTGCCTGTGGTCGCTGCGCGGCGCCAGCGCGGATCACACCGGCACGGGCTGGTGGATCGAGCAGGAACCCCCGGTGCGTCTCAACGACCGCCTCCTCTATCCGGACATCGCCGGCTGGCGCGTCGAGCGGTCTCCCAAGCCGCCGGACGGCTTCCCCATCCCGCTGATCCCCGACTGGTGCTGCGAGGTCCTCTCGCCCTCCACCGCCCGCGACGATCGTTTCGTCAAGCTACCCATCTTCGCGCGCAGCGGCGTGCAGTGGATGTGGCTCATCGATCCAGCCCTACATGGCGTCGAGGTCTACGTGACCGAACGCGGCCATCCCATGCTCGTCGCGACCGCCAAAGAGGACGAGACCACGCGTCTACCCCCGTTCGACCTCGACGTTGATCTCTCCCGCTGGTGGCTCCCCACCGAGACCCCCTCTCCCTCTTCTCCCTGA
- a CDS encoding indole-3-glycerol phosphate synthase TrpC — MKPEGTAVLERILGPKRAEIARMLAGPRVPPRRTPGGGVIEALRRSAGAPLRLIAEVKLRSPSAGELSSVLTPADRALRYAAAGATMISVLTDKPFFGGSYDALAACRDALDAALGAARPRLLCKEFILHPIQLARAQDAGADAALLIARIVSPEDLALLAAEARTLGIEPFIEVATEAELDAAEAAGARLIGVNARDLDTLVMDPERAARVLARIREGVVRVHLSGLGSPEAVARVAEGPADAALIGEALMRQDDPTELLSAMVRAAGGG, encoded by the coding sequence GTGAAGCCCGAGGGGACAGCCGTGCTCGAGCGCATCCTCGGGCCGAAGCGGGCCGAGATCGCGCGGATGCTCGCGGGGCCTCGGGTGCCGCCGCGCCGCACGCCGGGCGGGGGCGTCATCGAGGCGCTGCGAAGAAGTGCGGGGGCGCCGCTGCGGCTCATCGCCGAGGTCAAGCTGCGATCGCCCTCGGCCGGTGAGCTTTCGAGCGTCCTCACGCCCGCGGATCGCGCGCTTCGTTACGCCGCGGCGGGCGCGACCATGATCAGCGTGCTGACCGACAAACCCTTCTTCGGTGGCTCGTACGACGCGCTCGCGGCCTGTCGCGACGCGCTCGATGCGGCGCTCGGTGCGGCGCGCCCGCGGCTGCTCTGCAAGGAGTTCATCCTGCATCCGATCCAGCTCGCGCGCGCGCAGGATGCGGGGGCGGACGCGGCGCTGCTCATCGCGCGCATCGTCTCGCCGGAGGATCTCGCCCTGCTCGCGGCCGAGGCGCGCACGCTCGGGATCGAGCCGTTCATCGAGGTCGCCACCGAGGCGGAGCTCGACGCGGCCGAGGCTGCGGGGGCGCGTTTGATCGGCGTCAACGCGCGCGATCTCGACACGCTCGTCATGGATCCCGAGCGCGCCGCCCGCGTGCTCGCGCGCATCCGCGAGGGCGTCGTGCGGGTTCACCTCTCGGGGCTCGGCTCGCCCGAGGCCGTGGCGCGCGTGGCCGAGGGGCCCGCGGATGCAGCGCTCATCGGCGAGGCGCTCATGCGGCAGGACGATCCGACGGAGCTGCTCTCCGCGATGGTGCGCGCGGCGGGCGGAGGCTGA
- the trpD gene encoding anthranilate phosphoribosyltransferase produces the protein MAFARVFEEICSPGGASRAAIRGAFDAILAGAWTPVQVAGFAVALRMRGEDAVTIAAAAEAMRAVMVEVEHGLPAVLDTCGTGGDGLGTLNLSTAAAVVVAACGQPVAKHGNRSVSSRAGSADVLEALDLPIDVPPARQAEVLKRAGITFLFAPAHHPAMRHAAQARRELALRTVFNALGPIANPARATHQLIGTYDHGLRAILASTLCELGSRRAWIVRGDDGLDEVSPFGPTQVTELSGGEIRERVIRPEDFGLRPSPEGAIRGGDAAENAASILAILRDEPHSAREAVIMNAAAALAVAREATETEALPAFAAEAAEAIRSGAAMSTLEAWRRAAREARIGEP, from the coding sequence ATGGCGTTCGCGCGCGTCTTCGAGGAGATCTGCTCTCCCGGGGGCGCGTCGCGGGCGGCGATCCGGGGGGCGTTCGACGCGATCCTCGCGGGCGCGTGGACGCCGGTGCAGGTCGCGGGGTTCGCGGTGGCGCTGCGCATGCGGGGCGAGGACGCGGTCACGATCGCCGCGGCCGCCGAGGCCATGCGCGCGGTGATGGTCGAGGTCGAGCATGGTTTGCCTGCGGTCCTCGACACGTGCGGCACGGGCGGCGATGGGCTCGGCACGCTGAACCTGTCGACGGCCGCGGCGGTCGTGGTCGCGGCTTGCGGGCAGCCGGTGGCCAAGCACGGCAATCGCAGCGTCTCGAGCCGCGCGGGGAGCGCGGACGTGCTCGAGGCGCTCGACTTGCCGATCGACGTGCCTCCGGCGCGCCAGGCCGAGGTGCTCAAGCGCGCGGGCATCACCTTCCTGTTCGCGCCCGCGCACCATCCGGCCATGCGCCACGCGGCGCAGGCGCGGCGCGAGCTCGCGCTTCGCACGGTGTTCAACGCGCTCGGCCCGATCGCGAACCCGGCGCGCGCCACGCACCAGCTCATCGGCACCTACGATCACGGGCTGCGCGCGATCCTGGCCTCGACGCTCTGCGAGCTCGGCTCGCGGCGCGCGTGGATCGTGCGCGGGGACGACGGCCTCGACGAGGTGAGCCCCTTCGGCCCGACGCAGGTCACCGAGCTTTCGGGCGGCGAGATCCGCGAGCGCGTGATCCGGCCCGAGGACTTTGGCCTGCGCCCCTCGCCAGAAGGAGCGATCCGCGGGGGCGATGCAGCGGAGAACGCGGCGTCGATCCTGGCGATCTTGCGGGACGAACCGCACTCGGCGAGGGAGGCGGTGATCATGAACGCTGCCGCTGCGCTCGCGGTGGCGCGCGAGGCGACGGAGACGGAGGCGCTTCCGGCCTTTGCGGCGGAGGCGGCAGAGGCGATTCGCAGCGGAGCGGCCATGAGCACGCTCGAAGCCTGGCGACGCGCAGCGCGAGAAGCGCGGATCGGGGAGCCGTGA
- a CDS encoding anthranilate synthase component II, whose protein sequence is MRLLVIDNYDSFTYNLVQYFEMLGATCDVRLNDGVDVNAARALDPDGIVISPGPCTPNEAGVSLGLIRAMAGQRPILGVCLGHQAIGQVFGGRVVRAPRVMHGKTSPIEHDGRTLYAGLEQPFTATRYHSLIVERGSLPADLEISAWTAEGEIMGLRHRELPVEGVQFHPESILTLRGMDLLRNWLGTVEEARRARGGTA, encoded by the coding sequence ATGCGGCTCCTCGTCATCGATAATTACGACTCGTTCACCTACAACCTCGTGCAGTACTTCGAGATGCTGGGGGCGACGTGCGACGTGCGGCTGAACGACGGCGTCGACGTGAATGCGGCCCGCGCGCTCGATCCGGATGGGATCGTGATCTCGCCGGGGCCTTGCACGCCGAACGAGGCGGGGGTGAGCCTCGGGCTCATCCGGGCGATGGCGGGGCAGCGGCCGATCCTCGGCGTTTGCCTCGGGCATCAGGCCATCGGGCAGGTCTTCGGCGGGCGCGTGGTGCGGGCGCCGCGCGTCATGCACGGCAAGACCTCGCCAATCGAGCATGATGGACGCACGCTCTACGCGGGGCTCGAGCAGCCGTTCACGGCGACGCGGTATCACTCGCTGATCGTCGAGCGTGGCTCGTTGCCCGCGGATCTCGAGATCTCGGCGTGGACGGCGGAGGGGGAGATCATGGGCTTGCGGCACCGCGAGCTGCCCGTCGAGGGCGTGCAGTTTCACCCCGAGTCGATCCTGACGCTCCGGGGCATGGATCTGTTGCGCAACTGGCTCGGCACGGTCGAGGAGGCGCGGCGCGCGCGCGGGGGGACCGCATGA
- a CDS encoding alpha/beta fold hydrolase, giving the protein MLPPRLPLAVETRTVQSHDGARVAYHVTKAPFPGAPVVVLANGLGGHHKAWWGQIEHLEGRYRLITWDYRGLYASGRPSPDTAAGYAIPHHARDLFAILQAEGVERAGLVGWSMGVQVVLEAYRMNPDLASSLVLLNGTYGRPLDTLIPLPGVKSVMPSLVELCRRAHAIATQLTRKAAGMPEALAWLKAAGMMSETFDDAVFAELVHGFGGLDMEAFFHNLRALGEHDASAVLDTVRVPTLVVAGDRDALTSPALAQKIAERVPGAELLVVRGGTHYTAVEFPELVSLRMAKFYRENGL; this is encoded by the coding sequence ATGCTTCCCCCGCGGCTGCCCCTCGCCGTCGAGACCCGCACGGTCCAGAGCCACGACGGCGCTCGCGTCGCGTACCACGTGACGAAGGCGCCCTTTCCGGGCGCTCCCGTGGTCGTGCTCGCCAACGGCCTCGGCGGCCACCACAAGGCCTGGTGGGGGCAAATCGAGCACCTCGAGGGCCGCTATCGGCTCATCACGTGGGACTACCGCGGCCTGTACGCCTCGGGGCGGCCCTCGCCGGACACGGCGGCGGGCTACGCGATCCCTCACCACGCGCGCGATCTGTTCGCGATCCTCCAGGCCGAGGGCGTCGAGCGCGCGGGGCTCGTCGGCTGGAGCATGGGGGTGCAGGTGGTGCTCGAGGCCTACCGCATGAACCCCGACTTGGCTTCGAGCCTCGTGCTGCTCAACGGCACGTATGGCCGGCCGCTCGACACGTTGATCCCGCTGCCGGGGGTCAAATCGGTGATGCCTTCGCTCGTGGAGCTGTGCAGGCGCGCGCATGCCATCGCGACGCAGCTCACGCGCAAGGCGGCGGGGATGCCGGAGGCGCTCGCGTGGTTGAAGGCCGCGGGCATGATGAGCGAGACGTTCGATGACGCGGTGTTCGCCGAGCTTGTCCATGGCTTTGGCGGGCTCGACATGGAGGCGTTCTTCCACAACCTGCGTGCGCTCGGCGAGCATGACGCCTCTGCGGTGCTCGACACCGTGCGGGTGCCGACGCTCGTGGTGGCGGGAGATCGCGACGCGCTCACCTCGCCCGCGCTGGCGCAGAAGATCGCCGAGCGCGTGCCTGGTGCGGAGCTGCTCGTCGTGCGAGGCGGCACGCACTACACGGCCGTGGAGTTTCCAGAGCTCGTGAGCTTGCGGATGGCGAAGTTCTATCGCGAGAACGGCCTCTAG